The proteins below are encoded in one region of Clostridium estertheticum:
- a CDS encoding chemotaxis protein CheW — translation MKQEDIKVLVFSVNGEQYATSILEVERILEYEKTTKVPDSPQFVEGVINYEDSILPVITLTKRFNLEASEIGKDSKIIVTKQKDSKIGIIVDFVSEVKDVGKDNIEDSPEIITGISKRYIKGLIKIDGKIIIYLNISAILTDEEKIQIL, via the coding sequence ATGAAACAGGAAGATATTAAAGTACTTGTTTTTAGTGTAAATGGGGAACAATATGCTACAAGCATTTTAGAAGTAGAGCGAATATTAGAATATGAAAAGACAACTAAAGTTCCAGATTCACCACAATTTGTTGAAGGGGTAATAAACTATGAAGATAGCATTTTACCGGTTATAACATTAACCAAAAGATTCAATCTAGAAGCATCTGAAATTGGCAAGGATTCTAAAATAATAGTTACAAAGCAAAAGGACAGCAAAATAGGTATAATAGTTGATTTTGTATCAGAAGTTAAAGATGTAGGTAAAGATAATATAGAAGATTCACCAGAGATAATTACGGGAATATCTAAAAGATACATTAAAGGACTTATTAAAATCGATGGTAAAATAATCATATATTTAAACATTTCAGCTATATTGACTGATGAAGAAAAAATACAAATATTATAA
- a CDS encoding chemotaxis protein CheW codes for MQVVVFKVNEEQFAVEASSVQSINDMMEITNVPKSAAYIKGLINLRGNIISLLDINLLLDIEKGSVDQENIIILNLKEESVGVTVDQVDEVLEIELNLIEKIETDKDKAYIKGIINFKDRIVTLIDIGKLIER; via the coding sequence ATGCAAGTAGTTGTATTTAAAGTTAATGAGGAACAGTTTGCAGTTGAAGCATCAAGTGTTCAAAGCATTAATGATATGATGGAAATCACAAATGTACCTAAATCTGCAGCCTACATAAAGGGACTAATTAATCTAAGAGGTAATATAATTTCCCTTTTAGATATTAATCTCCTTTTAGATATTGAAAAAGGTAGCGTAGACCAAGAAAATATTATTATTTTAAATCTAAAAGAAGAGTCTGTTGGAGTAACTGTGGACCAAGTTGATGAAGTATTAGAAATTGAACTAAATTTAATTGAAAAGATTGAAACTGATAAGGATAAAGCCTATATTAAAGGAATAATAAACTTTAAGGATAGAATAGTCACATTAATTGATATTGGTAAACTTATCGAAAGATAA
- the fliM gene encoding flagellar motor switch protein FliM yields the protein MAEVLSQSEIDSLLSALSSGEIEPDQLPNEEEKHKIKLYDFKSPQKFSKDHLRTLELIHDNYGRIISSYLSAQLRNNVKIQIESIQQITYEEFIHSIPNPTILTIFKMPPLSGSILFETNPQFSFQVIDILLGGMGNRKVANKEFSDIDKNILRNVNAGLIANLKLAWEDVLDVEPEIEALETNPSLNQTLAPNEPVALITFSVEMSNNTTFINMCIPYLSIEKVLDKLVVQYWFRENDEDVVNESRNRLKSRLNIVSVPMTGILGSTNITVDEFLQLTEGDVITLDNSSDSQVSLFVEDHLCYTGKPGTIGKNRGIEIIDIIDKDVENYE from the coding sequence ATGGCAGAAGTATTATCACAAAGTGAAATAGATTCACTTCTATCTGCCCTATCTTCTGGGGAAATAGAGCCAGATCAGCTCCCAAATGAAGAAGAAAAGCATAAAATTAAATTATATGATTTTAAGAGTCCTCAAAAATTCTCAAAAGATCATCTGAGAACGCTTGAGTTAATTCATGATAATTATGGAAGAATAATATCAAGTTATTTATCTGCACAGCTAAGAAATAATGTAAAGATTCAAATTGAAAGTATTCAGCAAATAACCTATGAGGAATTTATTCATTCAATTCCTAACCCTACTATTTTAACTATATTTAAGATGCCACCTTTAAGTGGCTCTATATTATTTGAAACTAATCCTCAATTTTCTTTTCAAGTAATTGATATATTACTAGGTGGAATGGGGAATAGGAAGGTTGCAAACAAAGAATTTTCTGATATAGATAAAAACATATTACGAAATGTTAATGCAGGACTTATAGCTAACTTGAAACTTGCTTGGGAAGATGTTTTGGACGTAGAACCAGAGATTGAGGCATTAGAAACTAATCCATCACTAAATCAAACACTAGCACCAAATGAACCAGTTGCACTAATTACTTTTTCGGTAGAAATGAGTAATAATACTACATTTATAAATATGTGTATACCTTATTTAAGTATTGAAAAAGTACTTGATAAACTAGTTGTTCAATATTGGTTTAGAGAAAATGATGAAGATGTTGTGAATGAATCTAGAAATAGATTAAAAAGTAGGCTAAATATAGTAAGTGTTCCAATGACTGGAATACTAGGTAGTACTAATATTACTGTAGATGAGTTTTTGCAATTAACTGAAGGTGATGTAATAACTCTTGATAATTCAAGTGATAGCCAAGTTAGTCTATTTGTTGAAGATCATTTATGTTATACTGGCAAACCGGGTACTATAGGCAAAAACAGGGGAATTGAGATAATAGATATAATAGATAAGGATGTGGAAAATTATGAGTAA
- a CDS encoding HAD-IB family hydrolase, translating to MKEKLAIFDVDYTITKRETLVEFYIFMLKKNPKYIKYLPKSIFSSLFYVFKIYDASKAKKTFIRFIDGIEENDMKKIVKEFYEKRLSKILYKDAIDTIKKMKKQGYKIYLISASAEFYLSELYNIKEVDKVIGTRFIKENGLHRNQILGENCKGEEKVKRLKEVLLKENIDVDFENSCMFSDSLSDLPLFNLVGHPYLINYKKTHDKIEILRWK from the coding sequence AATAACAAAACGAGAGACCTTAGTAGAATTTTATATTTTCATGCTTAAGAAGAATCCCAAATATATAAAATATCTGCCTAAAAGTATATTTTCATCCCTTTTTTATGTATTTAAAATATATGATGCTTCGAAAGCAAAAAAGACTTTTATAAGATTTATAGACGGTATAGAAGAAAATGATATGAAGAAAATTGTTAAAGAATTTTATGAAAAACGCTTAAGTAAAATATTATATAAAGACGCTATAGATACCATAAAAAAAATGAAAAAACAGGGGTACAAAATCTATTTGATTTCTGCTTCAGCTGAATTTTATTTAAGTGAACTCTATAATATAAAAGAAGTCGATAAAGTAATAGGAACTCGTTTTATAAAAGAGAACGGATTGCATAGAAATCAAATCTTAGGCGAAAATTGTAAGGGTGAAGAAAAGGTAAAAAGACTAAAAGAAGTCTTGCTTAAAGAAAATATAGATGTGGATTTTGAAAATTCATGTATGTTTTCCGATTCACTCTCTGATTTACCACTTTTTAATTTAGTAGGGCATCCTTATTTGATAAATTATAAAAAAACACATGATAAAATTGAAATTTTGAGGTGGAAATAG
- a CDS encoding chemotaxis protein CheA: MDTSQYMSMFLEESMENLQTLNESLLELEQNPEDIDKLNEIFRVAHTIKGMAATMGFSQMAELTHNMENILSEFREGKLKVTEKVVTVLFRCLDTLEKMVNNISEDISEDISIDDILKDLLEMAEIGENPKVEEKKIEKTPQSTSTSDMGERVSLNEYDIDVIKQAKEKMYNAFDIKILISENTLLKAARAFLIFKSLEEYGEIIKSVPGAEDLEDENFEFEINLIYLTNKEKAEVTDILLNISEVEKVNVEDVDIDSTAATLDDKLVEVKGIEKATEVKVEEVKSKIAVDGKNKDKKEVVAHKKAHQSVRVELDRLDKFMNMVSELVIHRTRLEQISSVHKLTDLNETLEQVARATSELQELVMKIRMLPLEVVFNRFPRMIRDISKNLNKDMELVIQGQETELDRTVIDEIGEPLLHLLRNAADHGVEPSSVRIAKGKSPVGTIKLIAYAEGTKAIIKVEDDGAGLDVERIKVKANESGINTEGMTDADVKNLIFAQGFSTNDKVTDISGRGVGMDVVKTKIAALGGTVDAISEIDKGTSFIIRLPLTLQIIQALLVKVGNETMAISLGYIDRVIEYKVELIKKTNNKEVIVYNDSVIPLVRVNEKMEIKNIEIAKRYIVIVKVGEKTVGLLVDSLLGQQEIVIKPLGQTLHGIKEYIGATILGDGLVTLILDVAALV, translated from the coding sequence ATGGATACATCACAATATATGTCAATGTTCTTAGAAGAGTCTATGGAAAATTTGCAAACATTGAATGAGTCGCTTCTTGAGCTCGAACAAAATCCAGAAGATATAGATAAGTTAAATGAAATATTTAGGGTAGCTCATACTATAAAGGGAATGGCGGCAACTATGGGATTTAGTCAAATGGCTGAATTAACCCACAACATGGAGAATATTTTATCAGAATTTCGTGAGGGTAAACTTAAAGTAACAGAAAAAGTTGTAACTGTTCTATTCAGGTGTCTTGATACTTTAGAAAAAATGGTGAATAATATTTCAGAAGATATTTCAGAGGATATTTCAATAGACGATATATTAAAGGATTTACTTGAAATGGCTGAGATTGGTGAAAATCCAAAAGTCGAAGAAAAGAAAATTGAAAAAACACCACAAAGTACTAGTACCAGTGATATGGGTGAGAGAGTAAGTCTTAATGAATATGATATTGATGTTATAAAACAAGCAAAAGAAAAAATGTATAATGCATTTGACATAAAGATTTTAATAAGTGAAAATACTTTACTAAAAGCAGCTAGGGCCTTTCTCATTTTTAAGAGCTTAGAAGAATACGGCGAGATAATAAAATCCGTACCAGGAGCTGAGGATTTAGAAGATGAGAATTTTGAATTTGAAATAAATTTAATTTATCTAACTAATAAAGAAAAAGCTGAAGTTACTGATATTTTGCTGAATATATCTGAAGTAGAAAAAGTAAATGTAGAAGATGTTGATATTGACAGTACTGCGGCTACTTTAGATGATAAATTAGTAGAAGTTAAAGGGATTGAAAAAGCTACTGAAGTTAAAGTAGAAGAAGTGAAAAGCAAGATTGCGGTGGACGGTAAAAACAAAGACAAGAAGGAAGTTGTAGCTCATAAAAAAGCGCACCAATCTGTTAGAGTTGAACTGGATAGACTAGATAAATTTATGAATATGGTATCAGAACTTGTAATTCATAGAACAAGACTAGAACAAATAAGTAGCGTTCATAAACTAACTGATTTAAATGAAACTTTAGAACAAGTAGCTAGAGCTACTTCTGAGCTTCAAGAGTTGGTGATGAAGATTAGAATGTTGCCACTAGAAGTAGTATTTAATAGATTTCCAAGGATGATTCGCGATATATCAAAAAACCTTAATAAAGATATGGAACTTGTAATTCAAGGACAGGAGACAGAGCTTGATAGGACTGTTATTGATGAAATAGGTGAACCATTACTTCATTTGCTTCGTAATGCAGCAGATCACGGTGTTGAGCCTAGTAGCGTGCGAATTGCTAAAGGAAAAAGTCCGGTTGGCACAATTAAGCTTATAGCTTATGCTGAAGGTACTAAAGCAATTATAAAGGTCGAAGACGATGGTGCAGGCCTAGATGTAGAGAGAATAAAGGTAAAAGCAAATGAATCGGGTATAAATACTGAAGGCATGACAGATGCTGATGTTAAAAATTTGATTTTTGCACAAGGATTTAGTACTAATGACAAAGTAACAGATATATCCGGGCGTGGCGTAGGCATGGATGTTGTTAAAACTAAAATTGCTGCACTTGGTGGAACAGTAGATGCGATAAGTGAGATTGACAAAGGTACATCTTTTATTATAAGATTACCATTGACACTACAAATAATTCAGGCATTACTAGTAAAAGTTGGTAATGAAACTATGGCTATCTCTCTTGGATATATTGATAGAGTAATAGAATATAAAGTAGAGTTAATTAAGAAGACTAATAATAAAGAAGTTATTGTATACAATGACAGTGTAATTCCACTTGTAAGAGTAAATGAAAAAATGGAAATAAAAAATATTGAAATTGCAAAGAGGTATATTGTTATTGTAAAAGTTGGAGAGAAAACTGTAGGCCTTTTAGTGGATTCGCTTCTAGGACAACAAGAAATTGTAATAAAGCCATTAGGGCAAACATTACACGGAATAAAAGAATATATAGGAGCAACAATTTTAGGAGATGGACTCGTTACATTGATACTTGATGTTGCTGCTTTAGTCTAA
- a CDS encoding chemotaxis protein CheC — MDYSELTTMQLDVLQEVGNIGAGNAATALSELLNEKVDMSVPAVNIIPFDDIFSSIDVEVVVIGVVVRVLGDIPGNILFTLEKDVALRIISGLVGKEQEQITELGNSALCEIGNIISSSFMNAIAELTKLEVRPSVPAVALDMMAAILSTTFIESGQFDEYVLDLETNFLQENEKIRGHFYYIPMPGSLEKILNSLGVN; from the coding sequence ATGGATTATTCTGAGCTTACTACTATGCAGCTTGATGTTCTACAAGAAGTAGGAAATATTGGTGCAGGGAATGCAGCTACTGCTTTATCAGAGTTATTGAATGAAAAAGTAGATATGAGCGTGCCAGCAGTAAATATTATTCCATTTGATGATATCTTTTCAAGTATAGACGTGGAAGTAGTAGTAATTGGTGTTGTTGTGCGAGTACTCGGAGATATACCGGGTAATATATTGTTTACTTTGGAAAAAGATGTTGCACTAAGAATTATATCAGGACTTGTAGGAAAAGAGCAGGAACAAATAACAGAACTTGGAAACTCAGCACTCTGTGAAATTGGAAATATTATTTCAAGTTCTTTCATGAATGCAATAGCAGAACTTACAAAGCTTGAGGTTAGACCTTCCGTTCCAGCAGTAGCGCTAGATATGATGGCAGCAATACTCTCAACAACCTTTATTGAATCGGGTCAATTTGATGAGTATGTACTTGATTTAGAAACAAACTTTTTACAGGAAAATGAAAAAATAAGAGGGCATTTTTATTATATACCAATGCCCGGATCACTCGAAAAAATATTAAATTCACTAGGTGTAAATTAA
- a CDS encoding chemotaxis protein CheD, with the protein MEYNEIKVGIADLNVVFSPNKLITVGLGSCVGIAIFDKYIGIAGLAHIMLPDSSQFNKITNEIKFADLAIPILVNKMISKGAKLSNMRAKIAGGASMFNFSDKSIIMDIGNRNSIAVKNTLKMLSIPLLAEDIGGNKGRTLIFDTTNGLLSIRTVGIGTVEI; encoded by the coding sequence ATGGAATATAATGAGATAAAGGTAGGAATTGCAGATTTAAATGTAGTGTTTTCACCAAATAAATTAATAACTGTTGGGCTTGGGTCTTGTGTGGGCATTGCAATTTTTGATAAATACATAGGAATTGCGGGACTAGCACACATAATGCTTCCAGACAGTAGCCAGTTTAATAAAATAACAAATGAAATAAAGTTCGCGGATTTGGCTATACCTATTTTAGTTAACAAAATGATTAGTAAAGGTGCAAAGTTATCCAATATGCGGGCTAAAATAGCAGGTGGAGCGTCAATGTTTAATTTTTCTGATAAAAGTATAATTATGGATATTGGTAATCGAAATAGTATAGCAGTGAAAAATACTCTGAAAATGCTATCTATCCCACTACTCGCGGAAGACATCGGTGGTAATAAAGGAAGAACTTTAATATTTGATACAACTAATGGTCTACTGTCTATTAGGACTGTAGGAATAGGAACCGTGGAGATTTAA
- a CDS encoding response regulator — protein MARVLIVDDAAFMRMMIKDILEKNGFEVVGEASNGLKGVELYKTEKPDIVTMDITMPEMDGIEAVKAIKAFDPAAKVIMCSAMGQQTMVMDAIRAGARDFIVKPFQSDRVLEAIKKVLG, from the coding sequence ATGGCTAGAGTATTAATTGTTGATGACGCTGCGTTTATGAGAATGATGATAAAAGATATATTAGAGAAAAACGGATTTGAAGTTGTAGGAGAAGCAAGTAATGGATTAAAGGGTGTAGAATTATATAAAACAGAAAAACCAGATATTGTTACTATGGATATTACTATGCCTGAAATGGATGGAATAGAAGCTGTTAAAGCAATTAAAGCATTTGATCCAGCAGCAAAAGTAATTATGTGTAGCGCAATGGGACAACAGACTATGGTTATGGATGCAATAAGAGCTGGTGCAAGGGATTTCATAGTTAAACCATTCCAATCAGATAGAGTACTTGAGGCAATAAAAAAAGTTTTAGGTTAA
- a CDS encoding flagellar assembly protein A: MDDRPELQKFEGSNVKECLKNASLSLGVSKELIKYSILEEKRGLFKKHVIISIDSIDGLQDEGSLKLEFAQKDDIKIDSHNEKDGTIEIKNGKIIVKNPYDGGKPAAISNTNTNITLTVNGEKVTLRVNVQKENIIEVFLKEDEATRNLNLSTSPDNMEAYISIKYKPNIIYKLKDSPPKNSVLIESEVKEKIMPPKFTEAEINNGLLNNKIKYGILKMVVIKCSKEDEVSQLIIANGKKVIDAIDDRLEVKYNGVHKDYNNDEVIDYKAIGTVEGVEKGQVLAILHRGKSGEDGVDINGKVIKTKNAKSLTLGVGEGCELTDEFTVTATSKGRPSLRGSTFFVYKTYEVNGDVELKTGNIQFVGDIVIGGSVREGMKVESGNSILIKNNVAEADIKASGDVVIKGNVIHSNISSGKEDVLNLEFLNDIKSMKDDMLKLIASIRQVKGINLIRKNNSDGELIKILLESKFKKLPQTAIKVVKRIMELENTEDELIFIIKHKILNLAPLNIVDFEELNDVVTIIENKIEKMEMNLTLPVDVVLDYSQDSTIKSSGNIIFTGKGEYVSELVASGSILFQQDKSLARGGVIKAGKEIKCKVVGGLGGVSTKLIVEKNGHIWADVAYPNTRFIVGEREYVLDVLSKNIHAFIDEDRELIVEKLQG; the protein is encoded by the coding sequence GTGGATGATAGGCCAGAACTTCAAAAATTTGAAGGATCTAATGTTAAGGAGTGTTTAAAAAATGCAAGTCTTAGTTTAGGTGTTTCGAAAGAACTAATTAAATATTCAATACTTGAGGAAAAAAGAGGTTTATTTAAGAAACATGTTATAATTTCTATCGATTCTATAGATGGGCTACAAGATGAAGGTAGTCTAAAATTAGAATTTGCTCAAAAAGATGATATTAAAATAGATTCTCATAATGAAAAAGATGGAACTATAGAAATTAAAAATGGTAAAATCATAGTAAAAAATCCTTATGATGGAGGTAAACCGGCTGCAATTTCTAATACTAATACTAATATTACACTAACTGTAAACGGAGAAAAAGTAACTTTACGTGTTAATGTGCAAAAAGAAAACATTATTGAAGTATTTCTAAAAGAAGATGAAGCTACTCGAAATTTAAATTTAAGTACAAGCCCAGACAATATGGAAGCTTATATTAGTATAAAGTATAAACCTAATATAATCTATAAATTAAAAGATAGTCCACCTAAAAATTCAGTATTAATAGAGTCTGAAGTAAAAGAAAAAATTATGCCACCAAAATTTACAGAGGCAGAAATTAATAATGGATTATTAAATAATAAAATTAAATATGGTATTTTGAAGATGGTTGTTATAAAATGTTCAAAAGAAGATGAAGTTTCCCAGTTAATTATTGCAAATGGGAAGAAAGTAATAGATGCAATAGATGATAGACTAGAAGTAAAGTATAATGGGGTCCATAAGGATTATAACAATGATGAGGTTATTGACTACAAAGCTATAGGAACAGTTGAAGGTGTAGAAAAAGGACAGGTCTTAGCTATCCTTCATCGCGGTAAAAGCGGAGAAGATGGAGTAGACATTAATGGTAAGGTAATAAAAACTAAAAATGCTAAAAGTCTAACACTTGGAGTAGGAGAAGGTTGTGAACTTACAGATGAGTTTACGGTGACTGCAACTAGTAAAGGTAGACCATCACTTAGGGGAAGTACTTTTTTCGTCTATAAAACTTATGAAGTAAATGGTGATGTAGAATTAAAAACAGGAAATATTCAATTTGTTGGTGATATAGTTATAGGTGGAAGTGTACGTGAAGGTATGAAAGTAGAATCAGGTAATTCTATTTTGATAAAAAATAATGTAGCGGAAGCTGATATTAAAGCGTCTGGTGATGTTGTGATTAAGGGGAATGTAATTCATTCAAATATTTCATCTGGAAAGGAAGATGTATTAAATTTAGAATTTTTAAATGATATAAAAAGCATGAAAGATGACATGTTAAAATTAATAGCATCCATAAGGCAAGTAAAAGGGATAAACCTTATAAGGAAAAATAATAGTGATGGAGAACTTATTAAAATATTACTTGAAAGTAAATTTAAAAAACTTCCTCAAACTGCAATTAAAGTAGTTAAAAGAATAATGGAACTAGAAAATACTGAGGATGAATTAATATTTATAATAAAACATAAAATACTAAATCTTGCACCTCTTAATATTGTTGATTTCGAGGAATTAAATGATGTTGTGACAATTATAGAAAATAAAATTGAGAAAATGGAAATGAATTTAACTCTTCCAGTGGATGTAGTATTAGACTATTCACAAGACTCAACAATTAAGAGTTCAGGTAATATTATTTTTACTGGCAAAGGTGAATATGTTTCAGAGCTTGTAGCAAGCGGTAGTATATTATTTCAGCAGGATAAAAGCTTAGCTCGTGGGGGAGTTATAAAAGCGGGTAAAGAAATCAAATGCAAAGTAGTTGGGGGTCTAGGGGGGGTATCGACAAAACTTATTGTAGAAAAAAATGGGCATATATGGGCAGATGTTGCTTATCCTAATACTAGATTTATTGTAGGCGAAAGAGAATATGTACTTGATGTTCTTAGTAAAAATATTCACGCCTTCATAGATGAGGATAGGGAATTAATAGTTGAGAAATTACAAGGTTAG
- a CDS encoding CheR family methyltransferase: MDLIDFQHWVLKEYSIDLSAYKSNQLHRRILSLMSRVGVNSVEEYISLLKKDPAQKQKFLDFITINVTEFFRNPEIFDELSKKVKSELPYNSGLKIWSAACSIGAEPYSLAMIVDNLNSRGNHKIIATDIDSTILQKAKNGEYVYSEVKNVPKQFMDKYFVVNGDKYIISPQIKKMVEFKKHDLILDKFDNNFDLVVCRNVVIYFNQDVKDKIYQKISDSLNKGGLLFVGATESIYNYKEYGFEKASTFIYKKL; this comes from the coding sequence ATGGATTTAATTGATTTTCAGCATTGGGTCTTAAAAGAATATAGTATAGATTTGTCAGCGTATAAATCTAATCAGTTGCACAGACGAATTTTGAGCTTAATGTCAAGAGTGGGAGTTAATTCTGTAGAGGAATATATTAGTTTGCTTAAAAAGGATCCTGCTCAAAAACAGAAGTTCTTAGATTTTATAACAATAAATGTAACAGAATTTTTTAGAAACCCTGAAATATTTGATGAACTTTCAAAAAAGGTTAAGTCAGAACTCCCATATAATTCAGGACTTAAAATTTGGAGCGCGGCATGTTCTATTGGAGCTGAGCCTTATTCATTAGCTATGATTGTAGATAATTTAAATTCTCGCGGAAATCATAAAATTATAGCTACAGACATTGATAGTACAATACTTCAAAAAGCGAAAAATGGAGAGTATGTTTATTCAGAAGTTAAAAATGTTCCCAAACAATTTATGGACAAATATTTTGTAGTTAATGGGGACAAATACATAATTAGTCCTCAAATTAAAAAAATGGTTGAATTTAAGAAACATGATCTTATTTTAGATAAATTTGATAATAATTTTGATTTAGTAGTGTGCAGAAATGTAGTTATTTATTTTAATCAAGATGTTAAGGATAAAATATATCAAAAAATAAGTGATTCATTAAACAAAGGTGGTTTATTATTTGTAGGTGCCACTGAAAGTATATATAATTATAAAGAGTATGGATTTGAAAAAGCATCCACATTTATATATAAAAAATTATAG
- a CDS encoding aminotransferase class IV, whose amino-acid sequence MDKCTEMYFLFGDELKSSEEFDNYSSDTGKSLYEVIRVSDGIPIFFMEHLSRLENSAKIMKYSLTITKNEIIDGVIKLISHNKVKDGNLKLVINYNPDDENLYNKGFNEKFLVYFVKHSYPTNNQYIEGVKTITYHGERSNPNAKVINNEFRENVNLKIKGENVYEAILIDNAGYITEGSKSNIFMVKGTTVVTSRVMNVLPGITRQFIIKTCEKLNIKFIEKDVFEKELKSYNGLFISGTSPKVLPIESVDGFSFNSSENSIIKAIMVGFDDELKENKQKFVKFISNRTINK is encoded by the coding sequence ATGGACAAGTGTACAGAAATGTATTTTTTATTTGGGGATGAACTTAAGAGCAGTGAAGAATTTGATAATTATAGTAGTGATACTGGAAAATCACTATATGAGGTTATAAGAGTAAGTGATGGAATTCCAATATTTTTTATGGAACACTTAAGTCGTCTTGAAAATTCTGCGAAAATTATGAAATACAGTTTAACTATAACAAAAAATGAAATTATAGATGGAGTTATTAAATTAATAAGTCACAATAAAGTAAAAGATGGAAATTTAAAATTAGTTATAAACTATAATCCGGATGATGAAAACCTTTATAATAAAGGGTTTAATGAAAAGTTTTTAGTATATTTTGTGAAACATTCATATCCAACAAATAATCAATACATAGAGGGTGTAAAAACTATTACTTATCATGGTGAAAGAAGTAATCCTAATGCGAAGGTTATTAATAATGAATTTCGTGAAAATGTAAATTTGAAAATAAAGGGTGAAAATGTTTATGAAGCAATCTTAATTGATAATGCTGGATATATTACAGAGGGTAGTAAATCAAATATTTTTATGGTAAAAGGAACTACAGTTGTAACCTCAAGAGTTATGAATGTATTACCTGGAATTACAAGACAATTTATTATAAAAACTTGTGAAAAATTAAATATAAAATTTATAGAGAAAGATGTTTTTGAAAAGGAGCTTAAATCATATAATGGTTTGTTTATTTCCGGGACATCACCTAAGGTTCTTCCAATAGAAAGCGTGGATGGATTTTCTTTTAATTCATCAGAAAATTCAATAATAAAAGCAATAATGGTAGGGTTTGATGATGAATTAAAAGAGAATAAACAGAAATTTGTAAAGTTTATTTCGAATAGAACGATAAATAAATAA
- a CDS encoding protein-glutamate methylesterase/protein-glutamine glutaminase, with product MLNKIKVFVVDDSALMRKIISDMINAETEMEVIGTARNGEELLSKIERLVPDVITLDIEMPQMDGITTLKRLKTVNRNVQAIMLSSSSKASTELTMQCLELGAFDFIAKPSGAISLDINKVKDELVQKIKLAYMKSESRTTTIFEKKININKVVSKNTIERPLKAAVPIIEAVVIGASTGGPKALYKVITVLPDNIGVPVLVVQHMPTGFTKAFAERLNLNSKLKVVEASDGDLIEKNVVYIAPGGYHMEVGRDKKIHLNTEPTIWGVRPAVDKLFISATAVYGSRLLSVILTGMGRDGAKGTSAIKDNGGITMAEHESTCTIYGMPKAAFETGKVDEVVPLENIAQEINKVVMGR from the coding sequence ATGCTTAACAAGATAAAAGTTTTTGTAGTAGATGATTCGGCATTAATGAGAAAAATAATTTCTGATATGATTAATGCTGAAACAGAAATGGAAGTTATAGGCACAGCAAGAAATGGCGAGGAACTATTATCAAAAATAGAACGCTTGGTACCTGACGTAATAACTTTGGATATTGAAATGCCCCAGATGGATGGTATAACGACGCTAAAGAGATTAAAAACAGTTAACAGAAATGTACAAGCTATAATGCTTAGCAGTAGCTCTAAGGCTAGTACAGAGTTAACTATGCAGTGTCTTGAACTAGGAGCTTTTGATTTTATTGCAAAACCATCTGGGGCAATATCATTAGATATAAATAAAGTTAAAGATGAATTGGTTCAAAAAATAAAATTAGCTTATATGAAAAGTGAAAGTAGAACTACCACGATCTTTGAAAAAAAAATAAATATAAATAAAGTAGTATCTAAGAATACTATAGAGAGACCGTTAAAGGCAGCAGTTCCAATTATTGAGGCTGTAGTTATTGGAGCATCTACCGGTGGTCCGAAAGCATTATATAAAGTAATAACAGTATTGCCCGATAATATAGGAGTACCAGTTTTAGTAGTGCAACATATGCCAACTGGTTTTACAAAGGCTTTTGCAGAGAGGCTTAATTTAAATAGTAAATTAAAAGTTGTTGAAGCCTCTGATGGTGATTTAATTGAAAAAAATGTAGTTTATATTGCGCCTGGTGGATATCATATGGAGGTAGGCCGTGACAAGAAAATACATTTAAATACTGAGCCTACTATCTGGGGGGTTAGGCCCGCAGTAGATAAGCTATTTATATCAGCAACAGCAGTTTATGGTTCTCGGCTTTTAAGCGTTATACTTACTGGAATGGGACGCGATGGTGCAAAAGGTACCTCAGCTATTAAAGACAATGGCGGAATAACTATGGCAGAACATGAATCTACCTGCACTATATATGGCATGCCAAAGGCTGCTTTTGAAACTGGTAAAGTAGATGAAGTGGTACCACTTGAAAATATTGCGCAGGAAATAAATAAGGTTGTAATGGGGAGATGA